In Leptospira stimsonii, a single window of DNA contains:
- a CDS encoding glycosyltransferase family 4 protein, whose protein sequence is MKAVQQFSAGFNPGDAISNEMLEIRNYLRELEYKGDIYSENIGASRLPFVKKYKTYNKSSKDILFYHHSIHSGIFDFLRSFRSPRILIYHNVTPHHFFESYDLKMSYLLKKGREELKEMKDRFDLVFAVSKFNQAELEALGFRNVEILPITYQLSQSILKTEKAVSPIKKILFVGRITPNKRQDDLLRLAYAYKTLYSDQFQFYLAGFSSRELFLYREELERMLDFYNLRKNVLITGFLSDNELNHLYQEADAFVSMSEHEGFCVPLIEAMVHKIPILAYAGGAVPETLNGAGILFKEKKFPDLAVLLHKILTDVDFKNQILNRQNLRLEEFKNLESKSVLRKAIENLS, encoded by the coding sequence ATGAAAGCAGTTCAACAATTTTCCGCCGGTTTTAATCCGGGTGACGCGATCAGTAATGAAATGTTGGAGATTCGAAACTACTTAAGGGAATTGGAATATAAAGGAGATATCTATTCCGAAAACATCGGTGCTTCCAGACTTCCTTTTGTAAAAAAATACAAGACTTACAACAAATCGTCCAAGGATATTTTATTCTATCATCATTCCATTCATTCCGGAATCTTCGATTTTCTAAGAAGTTTTCGGTCTCCGAGAATTCTAATCTATCATAACGTAACGCCGCATCATTTTTTTGAATCGTACGATCTCAAGATGAGCTACCTTTTGAAAAAGGGAAGAGAAGAACTGAAGGAAATGAAGGATCGTTTCGATCTCGTTTTCGCGGTTTCTAAGTTCAATCAAGCGGAATTAGAGGCGTTGGGTTTTCGCAACGTTGAGATTCTTCCGATCACTTACCAACTTTCGCAGTCGATTTTAAAAACGGAAAAGGCCGTTTCTCCCATCAAGAAAATTCTTTTTGTTGGTCGGATAACGCCGAACAAAAGACAAGACGATCTTTTGCGTCTTGCTTATGCTTACAAAACTTTATATTCGGATCAGTTTCAATTCTACCTAGCTGGATTTAGTTCCAGAGAATTGTTCCTTTATCGGGAAGAATTGGAGAGGATGTTGGACTTTTATAATTTAAGAAAAAACGTCTTGATCACCGGATTTCTTTCGGATAACGAATTGAATCATCTCTACCAAGAAGCGGACGCTTTTGTTTCCATGAGCGAGCACGAAGGATTTTGTGTTCCTTTGATTGAAGCGATGGTTCATAAAATTCCAATTCTTGCATATGCCGGCGGCGCCGTTCCGGAAACGCTGAACGGTGCGGGAATTCTTTTTAAAGAAAAAAAATTTCCAGATCTGGCAGTTTTGCTCCATAAAATTTTGACTGACGTTGATTTTAAGAATCAAATTTTAAACCGACAAAATCTACGTTTGGAAGAATTTAAAAATTTAGAATCAAAATCCGTTCTGAGGAAGGCGATTGAAAACCTCTCTTAA
- a CDS encoding M23 family metallopeptidase, whose translation MEKEIRKRLDQVKEKGHQRLTVLLIPHGFDKSFHFQISVFTIFFLFSLLVSILGIAVFGIVKYNNTRKQINALAQVYGKYFDEYIEYSEQLEGVQDDFLALTESLEEIYSLVDGERDEMLKLPDESDIESIALAELKTEEAADKDLMLGRSYLSEIYGYRTARVYMDKQRPLMDSVYDFLNSRYDIMDALPFGEPLYSYNLTSYFGTRRSPTTGYMEYHDGIDLANVPGTPIYATGNGRVHRVIYSNRGYGNHIVIQHANGYFSLFGHCTRIFVKDGQQIRKGNLIATVGSTGNVTGPHLHYEVWLGESNRTDPMEFLKVPVY comes from the coding sequence ATGGAAAAGGAAATCCGCAAACGACTGGATCAAGTGAAGGAAAAGGGTCATCAAAGACTCACAGTACTGTTGATCCCTCATGGATTCGATAAATCATTTCATTTTCAAATATCAGTATTCACGATCTTCTTCTTGTTCAGCCTTTTGGTTTCCATTTTAGGAATCGCCGTGTTCGGGATCGTTAAATACAACAACACAAGAAAGCAGATCAACGCCCTCGCACAGGTTTACGGTAAATACTTCGACGAATACATCGAATATTCAGAACAACTGGAAGGAGTGCAGGATGATTTTCTCGCTCTCACCGAAAGTCTCGAAGAAATTTATTCCCTTGTGGATGGAGAAAGGGACGAAATGCTCAAACTTCCGGACGAATCGGATATCGAATCGATCGCTCTCGCTGAATTAAAAACGGAAGAAGCGGCAGACAAAGATTTGATGTTGGGAAGAAGTTATCTTTCCGAAATTTACGGTTATCGTACCGCGAGAGTTTATATGGATAAACAACGTCCTCTTATGGATAGTGTTTATGACTTTCTCAACTCAAGATATGATATCATGGACGCACTTCCTTTCGGAGAACCGCTTTATTCTTATAATCTCACTTCTTATTTCGGAACCAGACGTTCACCTACGACCGGTTATATGGAATACCACGACGGGATCGATCTTGCAAACGTTCCCGGAACTCCGATCTATGCGACTGGCAACGGTCGAGTGCACAGAGTGATCTATTCCAACCGCGGTTATGGAAATCATATCGTCATTCAGCACGCGAACGGTTATTTTTCTCTTTTCGGACATTGTACGAGAATTTTTGTAAAAGACGGACAACAGATTCGAAAGGGAAATTTGATCGCAACAGTAGGATCGACCGGTAACGTGACCGGCCCGCACTTGCACTACGAAGTATGGCTGGGAGAATCCAATCGCACCGATCCGATGGAATTCTTAAAAGTTCCCGTTTATTAA
- a CDS encoding GDP-mannose 4,6-dehydratase, with protein MKCLITGAAGFVGVYLLKELKDSYSEFLGIGILPGPNLEEDPELPKTYRSTICDIRNGDQVRKIIQDFSPDAVFHLAAQPFVPRAIEDPGETLEINVHGTMNILEALRGLKKKVRFVYISSSDIYGNVSESDLPVSESVIPAPLNPYSSSKSCAEIYCLQYHRWIPEIEVVIARPFNHTGPRQSLNFVIPNFCAQVWKSAKQTEGDRKILVGDLTSTRDFLDVRDVVRAYRVLCEKGEPGEIYNICSGKEIIIREILDQIIATSGKQIPVEVDPSRFRAAEMRRLSGDNLKLKKLGWVPEFGLADTIRDVYHWVGTQV; from the coding sequence ATGAAATGCCTTATTACGGGAGCCGCTGGGTTTGTAGGTGTTTACCTGCTAAAGGAGCTTAAGGATTCTTATTCGGAATTTTTAGGGATCGGAATTCTTCCCGGACCGAATTTAGAGGAAGATCCTGAGCTTCCTAAAACATATCGTTCTACAATTTGCGATATTCGAAACGGAGATCAGGTTCGAAAAATCATTCAAGATTTTTCTCCTGATGCAGTCTTTCATTTGGCCGCACAACCCTTTGTACCTCGTGCAATCGAAGACCCGGGTGAAACGTTGGAGATCAACGTTCACGGGACTATGAATATTTTAGAAGCTCTGCGAGGACTAAAAAAGAAAGTTCGCTTCGTCTATATCTCCTCTTCCGACATTTACGGTAACGTTTCCGAGTCGGATCTCCCGGTTTCAGAATCTGTGATTCCCGCGCCGCTGAATCCATATTCTTCTTCCAAATCTTGTGCAGAAATTTATTGCCTTCAGTATCATCGTTGGATTCCGGAGATCGAAGTCGTGATCGCCAGACCCTTCAATCACACCGGCCCAAGACAGAGTTTGAACTTTGTGATTCCGAATTTTTGCGCGCAAGTCTGGAAATCCGCCAAACAAACTGAAGGTGACAGAAAGATTCTGGTCGGTGATCTGACTTCCACGCGCGATTTTTTGGACGTTCGGGATGTCGTACGTGCTTACCGTGTTCTTTGCGAAAAAGGAGAACCGGGCGAGATTTACAATATCTGTTCCGGAAAAGAAATTATAATTCGGGAAATTCTGGATCAGATCATTGCGACTTCCGGAAAACAAATTCCGGTGGAAGTGGATCCTTCTCGATTCCGAGCCGCAGAGATGAGGCGCTTGTCCGGTGACAATCTTAAACTTAAGAAGTTAGGATGGGTTCCCGAGTTCGGATTAGCGGATACGATACGCGATGTTTATCACTGGGTCGGAACGCAGGTTTAG
- a CDS encoding Spy/CpxP family protein refolding chaperone translates to MNLLNSIVRMTVAGCFLAPAVIFSQELMGLRSGTDSNTSAPVRQLAPIRQLRSFGLVFGNVDTVRERFALSEQQLDEISRINEKHKQAHFRWLQKISPIEIELEGLLMEPNVDLTKIRKLLIEIGRYTTEIRINQISHRLAIEKILTQDQKSKIKEPSTRQENGFPVNLFSPERIILPIQGILH, encoded by the coding sequence ATGAATCTCCTGAATTCAATTGTCAGAATGACCGTCGCCGGTTGCTTTCTTGCGCCGGCGGTTATTTTTTCCCAAGAATTGATGGGGCTTCGCTCCGGTACGGATTCCAATACTTCCGCGCCGGTTCGTCAATTGGCGCCGATTCGCCAACTGCGGAGTTTCGGACTTGTGTTCGGAAATGTGGATACGGTTCGGGAACGATTTGCTCTTTCGGAACAACAATTGGATGAGATTTCAAGAATCAATGAAAAGCACAAACAAGCGCATTTTCGTTGGCTCCAAAAAATCTCTCCGATAGAGATCGAACTCGAAGGGCTTTTGATGGAGCCTAACGTTGACTTGACGAAAATTCGAAAACTCTTGATTGAAATCGGAAGATATACGACCGAAATCCGTATCAATCAGATTTCTCATCGCCTCGCAATAGAAAAAATATTAACACAGGACCAAAAGTCCAAAATCAAAGAACCTTCTACACGCCAAGAAAACGGATTCCCAGTGAATCTTTTTTCTCCGGAAAGAATTATACTACCAATACAGGGAATCCTACACTGA
- a CDS encoding cytochrome P450 translates to MFSLNSSLSPKKDLRKIKSPPGSYGFFALRHLYRMRRDIIGFFQDMRKKHGDVVLFGIRKTRIFMIQSPEDIRHVLQENSANYHKSVFYIELKRILGKGLLTSEGDFWKKQRRLIQPAFHRQRISEFTQIMAGETQNIFQEWESRQKNGKLRVDLSEEMMRLTFAIVGKTLFRSDVKEYSEIIAKNVEIAMQEVTKRLTMVFPPPVHWPLPGNLRLRKSIESMNKVIYELIDQRRKNPSNDLISMLLEIQDEETGEKMSVEQVRDEAITLLLAGHETTANALTWAFHLLSNHPEVFSKLKEEAKNVLGEKIPSLEDVGSLTYSRMVLEESMRLFPPAWTVERSALGWDEVGGYKVPPGTNVSICIYTIHRDPRFWKEPETFWPERFSEENSKDRPKYAYIPFGGGPRICIGNVFAMTEGILILSMIARRFDLKPVPGHKVEMEPLVTLRPKYGMLMDLVST, encoded by the coding sequence ATGTTTTCTTTAAACTCCAGTCTTTCCCCGAAAAAAGACTTACGAAAAATCAAATCTCCTCCCGGTTCCTACGGCTTTTTCGCGCTTCGTCATTTGTATCGAATGCGTAGAGACATCATCGGATTCTTCCAAGACATGCGAAAGAAGCACGGGGATGTCGTTTTATTCGGAATCCGTAAAACGAGAATCTTTATGATTCAGAGCCCGGAAGACATCCGTCACGTTCTCCAGGAAAATAGCGCCAACTACCATAAGAGCGTTTTTTACATCGAACTTAAGAGAATTTTAGGAAAGGGACTTCTCACTTCGGAAGGTGACTTCTGGAAGAAACAGAGAAGGCTCATTCAACCTGCGTTTCATCGTCAAAGGATTTCCGAATTTACTCAGATCATGGCGGGGGAAACTCAGAATATTTTTCAAGAATGGGAATCCAGACAAAAAAACGGAAAACTCAGGGTGGATCTTTCGGAAGAGATGATGAGACTCACCTTTGCGATCGTCGGAAAAACGTTGTTCCGATCTGATGTGAAGGAATATTCCGAAATCATTGCGAAGAATGTCGAAATCGCGATGCAGGAAGTAACCAAACGTTTGACAATGGTCTTTCCTCCGCCGGTTCATTGGCCTCTCCCCGGAAATCTAAGACTCAGAAAGTCGATCGAATCGATGAACAAAGTCATCTACGAACTGATCGATCAAAGAAGAAAGAATCCATCGAACGATTTAATTAGTATGCTTTTGGAAATCCAGGACGAAGAAACCGGCGAAAAGATGAGCGTCGAACAGGTTCGAGACGAAGCGATTACTCTTCTTCTCGCCGGACATGAAACGACTGCGAACGCATTGACTTGGGCATTTCATCTTTTATCAAATCATCCGGAAGTTTTTTCCAAACTCAAAGAGGAAGCGAAGAATGTTTTAGGAGAAAAGATTCCATCCTTAGAAGACGTCGGATCTCTGACTTATTCAAGAATGGTTTTGGAAGAATCGATGCGCCTTTTTCCACCGGCCTGGACAGTCGAACGATCCGCATTGGGTTGGGACGAGGTCGGAGGATACAAGGTTCCTCCGGGAACGAACGTTTCCATTTGTATCTATACGATTCACAGAGATCCTCGTTTTTGGAAAGAACCTGAAACGTTCTGGCCGGAACGTTTCTCGGAGGAAAACTCGAAAGATCGCCCGAAATACGCGTACATTCCGTTTGGCGGTGGTCCGAGGATTTGTATCGGAAACGTGTTTGCGATGACTGAAGGGATTCTTATCCTAAGTATGATCGCGAGAAGATTCGATCTGAAGCCCGTTCCAGGACATAAAGTAGAAATGGAACCTTTAGTCACATTAAGACCGAAATACGGAATGTTGATGGATCTGGTTTCCACTTGA
- a CDS encoding RNA polymerase sigma factor codes for MDQKEFTELIDSTKHIVLSAIKKNLFEEFHDSIDDVVQETYFRAYKSLSANKFRGDSAVSTWLYTIARNESLRMNQKRSRQTALASRLKEKVIQDHSIQEKEAASASFTDFELKDLLAMLPWKYKSVLSLVGEGYKEQQIAEKLSIPEGTVKSRAFRGKQMLKKIFVDK; via the coding sequence ATGGATCAGAAAGAATTTACCGAGCTAATCGATTCGACAAAACATATCGTCTTGTCCGCGATTAAGAAAAACTTATTTGAAGAATTTCACGACTCGATCGACGACGTAGTGCAGGAAACTTATTTCCGAGCTTACAAAAGTCTTTCCGCAAACAAGTTTCGCGGAGATTCCGCGGTGAGCACTTGGCTTTATACGATCGCAAGAAATGAATCTCTGAGAATGAACCAAAAACGTTCCAGACAAACAGCCCTTGCTAGCAGGCTGAAGGAGAAGGTGATCCAAGATCATTCTATTCAGGAGAAGGAAGCCGCTTCCGCAAGCTTTACCGATTTTGAATTGAAAGATCTTCTCGCGATGCTACCATGGAAATATAAGTCCGTGTTGAGTCTCGTTGGAGAAGGATACAAAGAACAACAGATTGCGGAGAAACTCAGTATTCCCGAAGGAACGGTAAAGTCCCGAGCCTTCCGAGGAAAACAGATGTTAAAGAAAATATTCGTTGATAAGTGA
- a CDS encoding SanA/YdcF family protein, which yields MLFLLVAAPIAIDFSLEESYLKTERFQNHRSARPATVAVVPGASVYKNEPSPVLKDRLDCALELYHQGKVRKILLSGDNGSIYYNEVKPMLLYILKNEVNERDIFVDHAGFRTLDTLVRAKEIFQVKDLIFVSQRVYQPRAAFLANKIGLKFQAFEADRRIYTSGPFSRIREFFARTLAWVDMNLFKTNPKYLGDPFPIEGSGIKTWKGSVL from the coding sequence ATTCTGTTCCTTCTCGTAGCCGCTCCGATCGCGATCGATTTCAGTCTTGAAGAATCGTATCTTAAAACCGAACGATTCCAAAACCACAGATCCGCCAGACCGGCCACCGTCGCGGTCGTTCCGGGGGCTTCGGTTTACAAAAACGAACCTTCGCCGGTTTTGAAAGATCGATTGGATTGCGCTTTAGAATTGTATCATCAAGGAAAGGTGCGTAAAATTCTTCTCTCCGGCGACAACGGTTCGATTTATTATAATGAAGTAAAGCCGATGCTCCTCTACATTCTTAAAAACGAAGTGAACGAAAGGGACATATTCGTGGATCACGCCGGCTTTCGAACGTTAGACACCTTGGTTCGCGCAAAAGAAATTTTTCAAGTTAAGGATTTGATTTTCGTAAGTCAGAGAGTTTATCAACCGAGGGCGGCATTCCTCGCGAATAAGATCGGCTTGAAGTTCCAAGCGTTCGAAGCCGACAGAAGAATTTATACGAGCGGACCGTTCAGTCGTATTCGAGAATTTTTCGCGCGGACACTTGCATGGGTGGATATGAATCTATTCAAAACAAATCCGAAATATTTGGGAGATCCGTTTCCGATCGAAGGGAGCGGGATTAAGACCTGGAAAGGATCCGTGCTCTAA
- a CDS encoding LIC_10202 family protein, whose protein sequence is MEDKFQELFEIRDSRINVREIMEEIESKLKKNPSTKEEIEKLAHWKFSPPSPEGYRDFDPAEIAHLFEKGIAAPKFSNPKLWFVRGPLKWLLIRFAEFYSFLDKKLSENRTRAFYSVLHELILIRSENQNLKRKMESFYSEFLEWNQAIGKEVRPEFLWANENLYSEDTIEESETFLLESIDPSENVLVLSPGWGKVLKQLLKLGVQFDSVTWNRSCEEFIRTSITAKIDLEEPGSIPKNCSQYSKIIISENLSIHPHWLIEKALRSLSRMVASGTEIRFRFSNENSNYPSPFLPLRLTKIQEPLIRDYLKQLGFRNIIEKKSEDGFTILSFRK, encoded by the coding sequence ATGGAAGATAAATTTCAGGAACTATTCGAAATCAGAGATTCCCGGATCAATGTCCGGGAAATTATGGAAGAAATAGAATCCAAACTAAAAAAGAATCCTTCCACAAAAGAAGAAATCGAGAAACTCGCTCATTGGAAGTTCTCACCCCCGAGTCCGGAAGGTTATCGAGATTTCGATCCGGCTGAAATCGCACATCTTTTTGAAAAAGGAATTGCGGCTCCTAAATTCTCCAATCCAAAACTTTGGTTTGTGCGAGGACCTTTGAAATGGTTGTTGATCCGATTCGCGGAATTTTATTCATTCTTGGATAAAAAACTTTCGGAGAACAGAACGCGCGCATTCTACAGCGTGTTACATGAATTGATCCTGATCCGTTCCGAAAATCAAAATCTCAAACGAAAAATGGAATCCTTCTATTCCGAATTCTTAGAATGGAATCAAGCTATCGGGAAGGAAGTGCGACCAGAATTTCTTTGGGCCAATGAAAATCTTTATTCGGAGGATACGATCGAGGAAAGCGAAACGTTTTTGCTTGAGTCCATCGATCCTTCGGAAAACGTTTTGGTTCTTTCTCCCGGTTGGGGAAAGGTTCTAAAACAACTTTTAAAGTTAGGAGTACAATTCGATTCCGTAACTTGGAATCGTTCCTGCGAAGAATTCATTCGGACTTCTATCACAGCGAAAATCGATTTGGAAGAACCCGGTTCTATTCCGAAAAACTGTTCACAATATTCTAAAATTATAATATCCGAAAATCTTTCCATTCATCCTCATTGGTTGATCGAAAAAGCGCTTCGCTCTTTGAGTAGGATGGTTGCGTCCGGAACGGAAATTCGGTTTAGATTCTCCAATGAAAACTCGAACTACCCTTCTCCTTTTTTGCCTTTGCGGCTAACAAAAATTCAGGAACCGTTGATTCGAGACTATTTAAAACAACTAGGTTTTCGAAATATAATAGAAAAAAAATCGGAAGACGGATTCACAATTCTATCGTTTAGAAAATGA
- a CDS encoding glycosyltransferase family 4 protein, which yields MKVYQHVTEFRDGDGIGNDIKGISGVLQTLGISNSILCLKNFSKENFDVQVHPVVSEFKKEDVHILNYGGCGYPLDWFRDLPGKKIIRYQSFTPAIYFKNFVSSEIYNTLQLEEKRSLLELYSLKNETDLFLPSSEFNAEFLRSLDIENQIVLPIVRKYKIREGVPKDKREFTIGFIGRISPNKKIEDLLELLPSILKFRQNIQLLICGNVSPVFEEYYIFLKKLVLQKRLMGHVQIRLNANDVEMQSFLNSMDLYVCMSEHEGFNIPVLEAFGAGIPVISYFAGATPGTMKNGGILFKNKSSESAILLAALIDNLIERKNLREQISQKEKEVIEEYNRFPFENLFKERILS from the coding sequence ATGAAAGTCTATCAGCACGTTACAGAGTTCCGGGACGGAGACGGAATCGGAAACGATATCAAAGGAATCTCCGGCGTGTTGCAAACATTAGGAATTTCGAATTCGATTCTCTGTCTTAAAAATTTTTCCAAAGAAAACTTCGACGTTCAAGTTCATCCGGTCGTAAGCGAATTCAAAAAGGAAGACGTCCACATTCTGAATTACGGCGGATGCGGTTATCCACTGGACTGGTTCCGCGATCTCCCGGGAAAAAAAATCATCCGATACCAGAGTTTTACACCGGCCATCTATTTTAAAAATTTTGTAAGTTCTGAAATTTACAACACGCTTCAATTGGAAGAAAAACGTTCTCTTTTGGAATTGTATTCTCTAAAAAACGAAACCGATTTGTTCTTACCTTCTTCCGAATTCAATGCTGAATTTCTAAGATCACTCGACATCGAAAATCAAATCGTTCTGCCGATCGTAAGAAAATACAAAATTCGAGAAGGAGTTCCAAAAGACAAAAGGGAATTTACGATCGGTTTTATCGGAAGAATTTCTCCGAACAAAAAAATTGAGGATCTCCTGGAGCTCCTTCCTTCAATTCTTAAGTTTAGACAAAACATCCAACTATTGATTTGCGGTAATGTTTCTCCCGTTTTCGAAGAATATTATATTTTTCTTAAGAAGCTGGTCTTACAGAAACGCCTCATGGGACACGTTCAAATAAGACTGAATGCAAACGACGTTGAAATGCAATCGTTCCTCAATTCGATGGATCTTTACGTTTGTATGAGCGAACACGAAGGATTTAATATTCCCGTTCTGGAAGCGTTCGGTGCGGGAATTCCCGTCATTTCCTATTTTGCAGGTGCGACGCCCGGGACGATGAAAAACGGAGGAATTCTTTTTAAAAACAAGTCTTCTGAATCCGCAATTCTTCTGGCCGCCCTGATAGACAACCTCATTGAAAGAAAAAACCTTAGAGAACAAATTTCTCAAAAAGAAAAAGAAGTCATCGAAGAATACAATCGTTTTCCTTTTGAGAATTTGTTTAAAGAACGGATATTGTCATGA
- the ligA gene encoding NAD-dependent DNA ligase LigA, producing the protein MAKKKETVEKSLSEKEAKKEITKLMDEIRIHQHSYYVKNNATISDFEFDKLFRRLQDLEEQFPQLKDPASPTLVVGSDLDKDFEKFQHKLPVLSLINTYNDEELLDWVNKTDPEGIYSVEWKIDGASIVLYYENGMLQNGVTRGSGGIGDDVTDNIRTIRNIPLRLPDATSVYLRGEVFMTYKDFEEFNELSSGKYANPRNLAAGSIKQKNSSDTAKRPLRIFTYDATFPNETKKLKTHQEILSQLEKLKFPLAPDTVYVTGSKIAKTIKDFKKRKEALGFPTDGLVIKLNDISKRDALGYTSHSPRWARAYKFDAVMKESKIVAITYAVGRTGKITPRAEIEPVSLAGTTVTFATLHNQDYIDELGVGIGAIVRVAKRGEIIPAVEEVVTPGKDVFKIPDRCPSCKTKTIKKDGLVDLFCPNSDCPDRVKNGIIFFCQRKQMDIEGLGDKQIEFLYDHDYIRSIADLYDLKDKREKLMEEEGFGEKSVSIILKGIEDSKQKDFRFVLPSIGLPEIGHKVTELLIEHGVNSIDQILDISKDPKKIESLLEIPGIGPSTVQAFGENFKDKKILKLLERLKKAGLKMKADPIKVADRQPFAGQSWCVTGSFENFQPRDKAMDLIVYYGGRKVSAVSSKTTHLLAGPGAGSKLEKANELGITVFDENQFLDLLKSQGIDFRN; encoded by the coding sequence ATGGCTAAGAAAAAAGAGACCGTAGAAAAATCTCTTTCCGAGAAAGAGGCTAAGAAAGAAATAACCAAGTTGATGGATGAGATTCGTATTCATCAACATTCTTATTACGTAAAGAATAACGCGACGATTTCCGATTTCGAATTCGATAAACTTTTTCGAAGACTACAGGATCTTGAGGAACAATTTCCTCAACTGAAAGATCCCGCCAGCCCGACCTTAGTCGTCGGATCCGACTTGGACAAAGACTTTGAAAAATTTCAGCACAAACTTCCGGTTCTTTCTTTGATCAATACTTACAACGATGAGGAACTTTTGGATTGGGTCAACAAAACCGATCCGGAAGGAATTTATTCGGTAGAATGGAAAATTGACGGAGCTTCTATCGTTCTATATTATGAAAATGGAATGTTGCAGAATGGCGTAACACGGGGTTCCGGAGGAATCGGAGACGACGTAACGGATAATATTAGAACAATTCGAAATATCCCGCTTCGATTGCCGGATGCTACGAGCGTATATTTGCGTGGCGAAGTTTTTATGACGTATAAAGACTTCGAAGAATTCAACGAACTTTCTTCCGGTAAATACGCAAATCCCAGAAATCTTGCCGCGGGATCCATTAAACAAAAGAATTCTTCCGATACCGCAAAACGTCCCCTGAGAATTTTCACTTACGACGCGACCTTTCCGAATGAAACGAAAAAACTGAAAACTCATCAAGAAATTCTTTCCCAACTTGAAAAATTAAAATTTCCTTTGGCGCCTGATACCGTCTACGTGACCGGGTCCAAGATCGCGAAGACGATCAAAGATTTCAAAAAGAGGAAGGAGGCTCTTGGGTTTCCAACGGATGGACTTGTCATCAAGCTAAACGATATTTCGAAAAGAGACGCTTTGGGTTATACTTCCCATTCTCCGCGTTGGGCCCGGGCTTATAAATTCGACGCAGTGATGAAGGAAAGTAAGATCGTAGCCATCACCTATGCGGTCGGGCGCACCGGAAAAATTACACCGAGAGCGGAAATAGAACCGGTAAGTTTAGCGGGAACGACCGTAACTTTTGCCACCTTACACAACCAAGACTATATCGACGAACTTGGAGTTGGAATCGGAGCGATCGTTAGAGTCGCTAAAAGAGGCGAGATCATTCCGGCGGTAGAAGAGGTCGTAACTCCGGGTAAGGATGTTTTTAAGATTCCGGATCGTTGTCCTTCGTGTAAAACAAAAACGATTAAGAAAGACGGCTTGGTCGATTTGTTTTGTCCGAACTCCGATTGCCCTGATCGAGTGAAGAATGGAATTATCTTTTTCTGTCAAAGAAAACAAATGGACATCGAAGGACTCGGAGATAAACAAATCGAATTCTTATACGATCATGATTATATTCGATCCATTGCCGATCTTTACGATCTAAAAGATAAAAGAGAAAAGCTAATGGAAGAGGAAGGTTTCGGAGAAAAGAGCGTTTCCATCATTCTCAAAGGAATCGAAGATTCCAAACAAAAAGATTTCCGATTCGTTCTTCCTTCGATCGGACTTCCCGAGATCGGCCATAAGGTTACGGAATTATTGATTGAACACGGTGTTAATTCTATCGATCAAATTTTGGACATTTCGAAAGATCCAAAGAAGATCGAATCTCTTTTGGAAATTCCCGGCATCGGCCCTTCTACGGTTCAAGCGTTCGGAGAGAATTTCAAAGATAAGAAGATTCTAAAATTATTAGAAAGACTCAAAAAGGCCGGACTCAAGATGAAAGCCGATCCTATAAAAGTCGCAGATCGTCAACCGTTTGCCGGCCAGTCCTGGTGCGTGACCGGATCCTTTGAAAACTTTCAACCGAGAGATAAGGCGATGGATTTGATCGTCTATTACGGTGGAAGAAAAGTAAGCGCCGTGAGTTCGAAAACGACCCATCTTTTAGCCGGTCCAGGTGCCGGTTCTAAATTAGAAAAAGCGAATGAACTTGGAATCACCGTTTTTGATGAAAATCAATTCTTAGATTTGTTGAAGTCGCAAGGAATCGATTTTAGAAATTGA